The DNA window TGGAAGCGATCACCGCCGCGATCAGCCGGGGAATCGTGCATCTGGCATGAGCGCGATGACAGCCGGGGGAATTCGGCGTACAACGCCGGCCACCCATGACCGCGCCATCCGAACCTTCGCCACCCCAGGCCGACCGCCGTGTTTCGCTTCGGTCGCGCGTTTCAGACGATCTGGCGTACATCCTTCCGTTCTTCGCGTTCATCCTGCTGACGTCTCTCGCGGGGCAATTCCCCGACGCATACCCTGTCTTTTATGCGATCAAGGCCGTCGTCGCCGCAGGATTGCTCGTCTGGCTCTGGCCGCTTTTCACGAAGATCAAGTGGGACTACTGGTGGCTTGGCGTCATCGCCGGCGTGATCGGCATCTTTCAATGGGTGCCGATGCAGCTTTGGCTGCAGGCAAACTTCGCGTTCTTCAGGCCGCCGCCGCCCGACACCGTCTTCAACCCGTATCAGAAAATCCAACCCGACTGGCTCTGCTGGGCCTGGATTGCCGTCCGCATACTCAGCGCTTCGCTGGTCGTTCCACTGATGGAAGAGCTCTTCTGGCGCGACTACCTCTGGCGGCGGATCATTGCCCCCAATGATTTCAAACTCGCTACCGTCGGCGAATGGGATTGGCGGGCGTACGTCGGTGTCTCACTGGCGTTTGCCGTCGTGCATGGCAACTGGTGGCTGACTTCCATTGTCTGGGGCTTTATGGTCGGCGGACTGCTGCTCTATACGCGCAGCCTGGGGGCGTGCATCGTCATGCACGCGACGACCAATGCCCTTCTGGCGGCGTACGTGCTGTACTACCAGGACTGGGCGTTCTGGTAGGACTACTCACGTCGCTCCAGTCCCAGGAGCCGCGCACGAAGTGTGTTCACGCGAGTAAGCGGAAATGGACCCCGAAGCGTTGCGGTTCCCGCTTACTCCGTGAGTACACTTCGTGCGCGGCTCCTAAATTTCTACACGCTACACGTTCGACCCCTCCTCCCCTATCATCTGGCGTCCATTTGCAACCCCTGACCCGATGACGCACCCGAATCCGGACAATCCCACGTTTTCCCCCCGTCGGCTGTACCTCGACAACGCCGCGACGAGTTTCCCCAAGCCGCGGACCGTCACCGATGCGATGGTCCGCTACGCCACTCAACTGGGCGCCTCCGCCGGCCGGGGTGCGTACCAGGAGGCGATCGAGACCGGCGCGCTGATTCACGAATGCCGCCGACGGCTCAATCGGCTCTTGAACGGCGAAAAGGCCGAGCATTTCGTCTTCACGCTGAATTGCTCCGACGCTCTGAACCTCGCGATCAAAGGCCTGATCGACCCTGCCCGCCAGCCTGCCCATGCGATTTGCACGCACATCGACCACAACTCGATCCTGCGGCCGCTGAACGAGCTCGAGTCCCGCGGCTGGATTTCACAGACGCAGGTGCCGGTCGATTCGGCGACAGGCCTGGTCGACCCTGACGACATCCGCCGGGCCATTCGGCCGGAAACGAAACTCGTCGCGATCACGCACGCCAGCAATGTGACGGGCACCGTTCAACCGATCCGGGAGATCGGGCGCATCTGCCGGGAGCGGGCGGTGCCGTTCATTGTGGACGCGGCACAATCCGTCGGACATCTGCCCATTGACGTGCGGGCCGATTGCATCGATCTGCTAGCCGCCCCCGGCCACAAGGCGCTGCTGGGGCCACTGGGCACAGGGTTCCTGTACATCCGCCCGGGGCTGGAAAAGTCACTGCGCACCCTGCGCGAAGGCGGCACCGGCTCGGTGTCCGAACTGGCGACGCAGCCGGACTTCATGCCCGACAAGTACGAGCCCGGCAGTCATAACGCGATCGGTATCATCGGGCTGAGCGAAGGCGTGAAATGGGTGCTGGAGCAGGGCATCGAGACCCTGCACGCTCACGAGATGGACCTGGTGCACCTTCCTCGAAGGCGTCTCAGACATCGACGGCCTCACCTACTTCGGCCCCCAGGGCGTACGAAACCGCATCGGCGTATTCGCCATCCGCATCGACGGGTATGACCCCCAGGAGCTGTCGGCGATTCTTGAAACCAGCTACGGCATTCTCAGCCGATCCGGCATCCATTGTGCCCCGCTCGCCCACCAGGCGATCGGCACCGCCGCAACCGGCGGTGCGACGCGGCTGAGCTTCGGGCCGTTTTTGAGCAAGCAGGATGTGAAGTTCGCGACCGACGCGTTGTCCGAAGTCGCCGCGAGTCGGCCGGTCATGTCGCGGTGATCGGCAGACGTAACCTGGAAATGATTAGCGGTCGCACCGTAGGTGCACTCCTAGGTCTTAGTCCCGGAAGAGTGCACCTACGGTGCGACCGCTAATCGTTGAAGTCAGCCCAGTGTGCTCAAACCCAGTGTGCTCAGCCCAGGATCTTCTTCAGGAACGCCAGCCCGTCGCTCGCCAGCGAATCCTGCGTGGGAGCAAGCACCCGCCAGATGGCGGCGGCGGCGGCGATGCTCTTGGTCTTGGGGGTAAAGCTCTCGATCACCGCGTCGCTGTCGTAGCCGATTTCCTTCAGCGCCTTGGCGGTGCCTTCCCAGTCGATGTTCTTGCCGCTGCCGGGCGCGCCGCGGTCGTTCTCGCAGGTGTGGAAGTGGAACAGCCGGCCCTTGGCCCGCTTGATGGCCTCGTAGGTGTCCTTTTCCTCGATGTTCATGTGGAACGTATCGAGGTGGAAGCCGACGTTCTTCTCGCCGATGTCGTTGAGCAGTTTCTCGCACTGCTCTGACGTGTTCACCAGGTCGGTCTCGAAACGGTTCAGCGGCTCGACGGCGATCCGCACACCCAGGTTCGCAGCGCGCTTGGCGGCTTCCTTCAGGCCTTTGACGGCCAGGTCCCATTCGACCTTCTTCTGTTCCGGCGTCACATGCCGACGCTTGCCGACGGCCGAGTAGCTGGGGCCCGCCAGCGTGGGGCAGCCGCTCTTGGCGCAGATCTCCAACGCCTTGGTGATGTAGTTGAGCGAGTTTTCGCGGATGCTGGCGTCTTCGTGGGTCAGGTCACGGTCGGGGCCGAACGCGCCGCAGATGACCAGCCGCAGACCGGTCGCCTGGGCACGTTCCTTCAGCTTGGCCGGGTCGACGTGCGAGGGGTCTTCGAGGCCGAACTCGAAGCTGTCGAAGCCCATCTTCTTGGCCTTGTCGAGCAACGCGAGCGACTCCGGATCGCTGGTGGTGAAAGGAGAGGTCCAGATCCACGCGTTAACGCCGATTTTGATGCTCATAGTCACTTTCCTCCGACCGGTCATTGAGAGAACAATTGGGAACGGAAAGGTAAACGCCGGGGCAGGTTCTGGCAATGTGATTCGACGGTTGATTGTCGGCGGTCGACAGTTGATCGTCGGGAAGGCCCGACTTCGACAATCCACACCCCACCATCGACGAGCGACACTCAACTTTCGACAATCCACGCTCAACCTTGCTTCCCCTGCGCCCCGTCCTTACATTTCCGCGTTCGATTCGTTCCGCTTTCGTGCCGTGCTTCGGATTTACTCATGACCCAAACGTCGATCGGGATCTGTCTTCTTGGCTGTGGCGTTGTCGGCAGCGGCGTCGTCAAGTTGCTGCGCGAACAGCGCGAGCTTCTGGCCCGTCGAACGAATCTGGCGTTTG is part of the Humisphaera borealis genome and encodes:
- a CDS encoding CAAX prenyl protease-related protein is translated as MTAPSEPSPPQADRRVSLRSRVSDDLAYILPFFAFILLTSLAGQFPDAYPVFYAIKAVVAAGLLVWLWPLFTKIKWDYWWLGVIAGVIGIFQWVPMQLWLQANFAFFRPPPPDTVFNPYQKIQPDWLCWAWIAVRILSASLVVPLMEELFWRDYLWRRIIAPNDFKLATVGEWDWRAYVGVSLAFAVVHGNWWLTSIVWGFMVGGLLLYTRSLGACIVMHATTNALLAAYVLYYQDWAFW
- a CDS encoding sugar phosphate isomerase/epimerase family protein, coding for MSIKIGVNAWIWTSPFTTSDPESLALLDKAKKMGFDSFEFGLEDPSHVDPAKLKERAQATGLRLVICGAFGPDRDLTHEDASIRENSLNYITKALEICAKSGCPTLAGPSYSAVGKRRHVTPEQKKVEWDLAVKGLKEAAKRAANLGVRIAVEPLNRFETDLVNTSEQCEKLLNDIGEKNVGFHLDTFHMNIEEKDTYEAIKRAKGRLFHFHTCENDRGAPGSGKNIDWEGTAKALKEIGYDSDAVIESFTPKTKSIAAAAAIWRVLAPTQDSLASDGLAFLKKILG